The following coding sequences are from one Virgibacillus necropolis window:
- a CDS encoding peptidylprolyl isomerase, with amino-acid sequence MKKLAIALTLSAGVLSLTACNNSDAESGKEAVVETAAGNITKDAFYNEMKDTYGGQALQQMVLVKVLEDKYDVPKEKVDAEVKKLKDQFDEKQLEMMLQQQGYKDLDAYREALEISYLQQAAVTEDIKIKDEEIKTQYERMKTEVKASHILVADEKTAKEVKQKLADGGDFAELAKEYSTDKASAEKGGDLGYFSVGKMVPEFEDAAYSLEVGKVSEPVKTQHGFHIIKVTDKRDSEAKIGSFEEEKEGIRSELAAKKVDPAKAQEKLTNLLKDAKIDVKIDQYEDLFKVEEPKQEGASKEEGSK; translated from the coding sequence ATGAAAAAACTAGCAATTGCATTAACATTGTCAGCAGGAGTACTAAGTTTAACAGCCTGTAATAACTCAGATGCAGAATCAGGCAAAGAAGCGGTTGTAGAAACAGCAGCAGGTAATATTACAAAAGATGCATTTTATAATGAAATGAAAGATACTTACGGTGGCCAAGCTTTACAACAAATGGTACTTGTTAAAGTTCTTGAGGATAAGTACGACGTACCAAAAGAAAAAGTTGATGCTGAAGTAAAAAAACTCAAAGATCAATTTGATGAAAAGCAACTTGAAATGATGCTTCAACAACAGGGTTATAAGGATCTAGATGCATACCGAGAAGCATTAGAGATTAGCTATTTACAGCAAGCTGCTGTGACAGAAGATATTAAAATTAAAGATGAAGAAATCAAAACACAGTACGAGCGAATGAAAACAGAAGTTAAAGCCTCTCATATTTTAGTCGCCGATGAAAAAACTGCTAAAGAAGTAAAACAAAAGCTTGCGGATGGTGGGGATTTTGCTGAATTAGCAAAAGAGTATTCGACAGACAAAGCTAGTGCTGAAAAAGGTGGCGACCTTGGCTACTTCTCAGTCGGCAAGATGGTCCCAGAGTTTGAAGACGCTGCTTATAGCTTAGAAGTTGGAAAAGTTAGTGAACCGGTAAAAACGCAGCATGGTTTCCACATTATTAAAGTGACGGACAAGCGTGACAGCGAGGCAAAAATTGGGTCGTTTGAAGAAGAAAAAGAGGGTATTCGTAGTGAGTTAGCAGCTAAGAAAGTTGACCCAGCAAAAGCCCAAGAAAAACTTACTAACTTATTGAAAGATGCTAAGATTGATGTAAAAATTGATCAATATGAAGACTTATTCAAGGTAGAAGAACCTAAGCAAGAAGGCGCTTCTAAGGAAGAAGGAAGCAAATAA
- a CDS encoding sporulation YhaL family protein, translating into MIIGVPWWVIMMILFIFLSGYMAYRAMRAERRLEQQFIEREGRVFIDRMEKERETKDRKEFMSQ; encoded by the coding sequence ATGATTATTGGAGTACCTTGGTGGGTTATTATGATGATCTTATTTATTTTTTTAAGTGGATATATGGCCTATCGAGCAATGAGGGCAGAACGTAGACTTGAACAACAATTTATTGAACGTGAAGGAAGAGTCTTTATTGATCGGATGGAAAAAGAACGAGAAACAAAAGACCGAAAAGAATTTATGTCGCAATAG
- the yhaM gene encoding 3'-5' exoribonuclease YhaM produces the protein MNKGLGYINIGDAFDGFVLIKEANRGMASNGKPFLTLILRDSSGEIDAKLWDITKEDEQLFVAEQIVKLAGEINQFRGKAQLKILSLRPAQSTDDVHVTDFIEKAPVEKEALMEKLTEAIFEMKNPTMQRIVRAFVKRYQDALLTYPAATKNHHEYVSGLAHHVVSMIALAKELHKLYPQINKDLLYAGVILHDLGKLKELSGVITTSYTIEGKLLGHIPMMVEEIGHVARELQIEGEEVLILQHLVLSHHGKAEWGSPKPPMVREAELLHLIDLIDAKMNMLNRSLEKVKPGEFTERIFALDNRSFYKPLFEEQ, from the coding sequence ATGAACAAAGGATTGGGTTATATAAACATTGGTGATGCTTTTGATGGATTTGTACTCATTAAAGAAGCAAATCGGGGTATGGCAAGTAATGGTAAGCCATTTTTGACTTTAATTCTCCGAGACTCTTCTGGGGAAATTGATGCTAAGCTATGGGATATCACAAAAGAGGATGAACAACTATTTGTTGCTGAGCAAATCGTTAAATTAGCTGGAGAAATCAATCAATTTCGAGGTAAGGCCCAGCTTAAGATTTTATCGTTAAGACCCGCGCAGTCTACTGATGATGTACATGTTACAGATTTTATTGAAAAAGCTCCAGTAGAAAAAGAAGCGTTAATGGAAAAACTGACTGAAGCTATTTTTGAAATGAAAAATCCTACTATGCAGAGGATTGTCCGAGCATTTGTTAAAAGGTACCAGGATGCACTGTTAACGTATCCTGCTGCAACGAAAAATCATCATGAATATGTATCAGGCTTGGCACACCATGTTGTTAGCATGATCGCATTAGCGAAAGAGTTACATAAGCTTTACCCACAAATAAATAAAGACTTATTGTACGCGGGTGTTATCCTCCATGACTTAGGTAAGTTAAAAGAGTTATCTGGTGTCATTACAACATCTTATACAATAGAGGGAAAATTGCTTGGACATATTCCGATGATGGTAGAAGAAATTGGTCATGTTGCACGTGAGTTGCAAATTGAAGGTGAAGAGGTTCTTATTCTACAACATTTAGTTTTATCCCATCATGGAAAAGCTGAATGGGGCAGTCCAAAACCACCTATGGTCCGAGAAGCAGAACTCTTACACTTGATTGATTTAATTGATGCTAAGATGAATATGCTAAATCGTTCATTGGAAAAGGTGAAGCCTGGTGAGTTTACCGAAAGAATTTTTGCACTGGATAACCGATCATTCTATAAACCTTTATTTGAGGAACAATAA
- a CDS encoding GbsR/MarR family transcriptional regulator: protein MSELDEISNREQYEETKEKFIQVIAKNMNLYGITPSVGRLYGVLYFANEPMTLDDMRDALEMSKTSMSTGVRALTDMKMVESTFKKGIRKDLYKSEEDWYKSFTSLFGNRWRHHTETNIEEADETIEELEKIRESTNNEDLKNTINSDIDRLRYAQNYYKWLMKFIQVIESGEIFDLIPKE, encoded by the coding sequence TTGTCTGAACTAGACGAGATAAGCAATCGGGAACAATATGAAGAAACAAAAGAAAAGTTCATCCAAGTAATTGCTAAAAATATGAATCTGTACGGGATCACTCCTTCTGTTGGCCGGTTATATGGTGTTCTATATTTTGCAAATGAGCCTATGACATTAGATGATATGCGAGATGCACTTGAAATGAGTAAAACCAGCATGTCGACAGGAGTACGTGCTTTAACAGATATGAAAATGGTTGAATCAACATTTAAAAAAGGCATACGCAAGGATTTATATAAATCGGAAGAGGATTGGTATAAATCTTTTACTTCCCTATTTGGTAACCGCTGGCGCCATCATACTGAAACAAATATTGAAGAAGCTGACGAAACAATTGAGGAACTGGAAAAGATACGCGAGTCGACAAATAATGAAGACTTAAAGAATACTATTAATAGTGATATTGACCGGCTTCGTTATGCTCAAAATTACTACAAATGGTTGATGAAGTTTATACAGGTTATTGAATCTGGGGAAATTTTTGATCTTATACCAAAAGAATAA
- a CDS encoding ATP-binding protein, with product MEFIRATVYGFAKWHDFQIDFHPSELQIIYGENESGKSSLQQFILFMLFGLSPKKRAFFRSKTSGKMGGMLTIVEEGIGEYTIERVDEVNNGYAKCLLPNGEEADEAWLKRRLHGITRQTYQSIFSFDALDLTTLKTMNEEDIGDILLGVGLTGFTDIYAVEKRLDTKISELFKPFGKRPIINQQLDYLDDLTNKIQTVKSHEKTYSEKKTKLAEINAQIKELQRTIQVEKKNVSESEKMRQALPSLQKLSKYEHQLATFPKVITFPEDGIKRLESLKENILPLESELQVLKNNVTSYENKQAELKELLLKSNTYDEVKQLLETQDSYNEDVKEIKRLEGWIKEQEVGLKNELLAIDTNLKPVDLSDISLTYQTENTWVQLSEETQQLRIEKEKLAQEEAVQKKQKIELKNSLNKCNEYRLPAKQVDELSHRVHDYNNYHYRGNEGKQKTDFEAIKNKRHKNSLIIFSGSIIIGLLFGLFGFFQDYTWGYGVMLASFGFGIAQWIIGKRSTETIEQLITNNTGDSNNVMVTLEEKEEATQLLSSHDEAVRQVETIGEKLETNKIEQIKWQERHELMIQKANRVDEKVTHQRKLYPILETIDISNWPAFYHAFKSLLQQNLEWKSKKQQLADVKEVELNHREFIMRFLKDRNWESKYKSIDTGFAFLHEKVEEHDGTLRLLEQYEAWKKTANEQVESLKKKLQVFQREQLNLMKVAEVETEEQFYQKNTLLEDEKQVKLKIEEIKEQLSMTYSEDKIVEFAADSIGEITDIEEKQKKYQKNLELAEQKLEKEREQFAAIDADLAYMEGSDEHSQIMHRLHIETAELNKLGEKWAILKSAKEMLVETKNNYRDKYMERLINQTSDYFVMLTNHAYTNVYAPSKNQPFQVESANHLRYTVNELSQGTRDQLYIALRLAISEVMSKTHNMPFIIDDAFVHFDDIRVEYMMDLIASISKKRQVLLFTCKKGLIKDLTASNITVLHESIRKI from the coding sequence ATGGAATTTATACGTGCTACAGTATATGGATTTGCCAAATGGCATGACTTTCAAATAGATTTTCATCCTAGTGAACTTCAGATTATTTATGGTGAAAATGAATCAGGGAAGTCAAGTCTTCAGCAATTTATTCTTTTTATGTTATTTGGACTATCCCCGAAAAAGCGTGCTTTTTTCCGTTCGAAGACAAGTGGTAAAATGGGGGGAATGTTGACAATAGTGGAAGAAGGAATAGGAGAATACACGATTGAGCGTGTAGATGAAGTAAATAACGGTTATGCAAAATGTCTATTACCAAATGGAGAAGAGGCAGATGAAGCATGGCTAAAAAGACGTTTACATGGCATCACTCGCCAGACCTATCAGTCGATTTTTTCATTTGATGCACTAGATTTAACCACTTTAAAAACGATGAATGAAGAGGATATTGGCGACATTTTGCTCGGGGTTGGTTTAACAGGATTTACTGACATTTATGCTGTTGAGAAACGGCTTGATACGAAAATTAGTGAATTATTTAAACCGTTTGGTAAAAGACCGATCATTAATCAACAGCTTGATTACCTTGACGACTTAACTAATAAAATACAAACGGTTAAAAGCCATGAAAAAACATATAGTGAAAAAAAGACAAAGCTTGCTGAAATTAATGCGCAAATAAAGGAACTTCAGCGTACAATTCAGGTTGAAAAGAAGAATGTTTCAGAAAGTGAAAAGATGCGACAAGCACTTCCGAGTTTACAAAAACTTTCTAAATATGAACACCAATTAGCAACCTTTCCAAAGGTGATTACATTTCCTGAAGACGGGATAAAACGCTTGGAATCCTTAAAAGAAAACATTTTGCCTCTTGAAAGTGAACTTCAGGTATTAAAAAACAATGTCACCTCATACGAGAATAAACAAGCAGAATTAAAGGAGTTATTATTGAAATCTAATACGTATGATGAGGTGAAACAACTTCTAGAAACTCAAGACTCTTACAATGAAGATGTAAAAGAAATAAAGCGTCTGGAAGGTTGGATTAAAGAGCAAGAGGTTGGATTAAAAAACGAATTACTAGCTATCGATACGAATCTTAAACCTGTTGATTTGAGCGATATATCCCTTACTTATCAAACGGAAAACACATGGGTACAATTATCTGAGGAAACTCAGCAACTCCGTATAGAGAAAGAAAAATTAGCTCAAGAAGAAGCGGTTCAAAAGAAACAAAAAATCGAATTAAAAAATAGCCTAAACAAATGTAATGAATACCGATTACCTGCAAAACAAGTTGATGAGCTTTCCCACCGGGTTCATGATTACAATAACTATCATTACAGGGGAAATGAAGGTAAACAGAAAACTGATTTTGAAGCTATCAAAAATAAGAGACATAAAAATTCCCTGATCATTTTTAGTGGAAGTATTATCATAGGCCTTCTTTTTGGGCTGTTTGGATTTTTTCAGGACTATACGTGGGGTTATGGAGTCATGCTTGCAAGTTTTGGATTTGGAATTGCTCAATGGATAATTGGTAAGCGATCAACGGAAACAATAGAGCAATTAATTACAAATAATACTGGTGATTCAAATAATGTAATGGTTACGTTAGAAGAAAAGGAGGAAGCGACACAACTACTTTCAAGTCATGATGAAGCAGTAAGACAGGTGGAAACTATTGGTGAAAAACTCGAGACAAATAAAATTGAACAAATAAAATGGCAAGAGCGTCATGAATTAATGATTCAAAAAGCAAATCGAGTGGATGAAAAGGTCACGCATCAGCGCAAACTTTATCCGATTTTGGAGACAATAGATATAAGTAACTGGCCTGCATTCTATCACGCGTTTAAATCTTTATTACAGCAAAACCTTGAATGGAAAAGTAAAAAACAGCAATTAGCAGATGTGAAGGAAGTAGAGTTGAATCATCGTGAATTTATAATGAGGTTTCTTAAAGATAGAAATTGGGAATCGAAATATAAATCAATCGATACTGGTTTTGCCTTTCTTCATGAAAAAGTAGAAGAACATGACGGTACGCTTCGTTTATTAGAACAATATGAAGCATGGAAGAAAACCGCAAACGAACAAGTTGAATCGTTGAAAAAAAAACTTCAGGTTTTCCAGCGTGAACAATTGAACCTGATGAAAGTGGCGGAGGTAGAAACGGAAGAACAGTTTTATCAAAAGAACACATTGCTCGAAGACGAAAAACAAGTTAAGTTGAAAATAGAAGAAATAAAGGAACAACTTAGCATGACTTATTCGGAAGATAAAATAGTTGAATTTGCTGCTGACAGTATAGGAGAGATAACGGATATAGAAGAAAAACAAAAAAAATATCAAAAAAACCTCGAACTAGCTGAACAAAAATTAGAGAAAGAGCGCGAACAATTTGCAGCAATCGACGCTGACTTAGCATACATGGAAGGTTCAGACGAGCATTCCCAAATCATGCACCGTCTTCATATCGAAACTGCTGAACTAAATAAGCTTGGAGAAAAATGGGCTATTTTAAAAAGTGCAAAGGAAATGTTAGTCGAAACAAAAAATAACTACCGTGATAAATACATGGAACGGCTAATCAATCAAACATCAGATTACTTTGTTATGCTTACCAATCATGCTTACACTAATGTCTATGCACCATCTAAAAATCAGCCATTTCAGGTTGAATCAGCCAACCATCTAAGGTATACGGTAAATGAATTGTCTCAAGGCACAAGAGATCAATTATATATAGCTTTAAGATTGGCAATTAGTGAAGTGATGAGTAAGACACATAACATGCCATTTATTATAGATGATGCATTTGTGCATTTTGATGATATCCGGGTAGAATACATGATGGATCTAATAGCTAGTATTTCAAAAAAGAGACAAGTACTCTTATTTACATGTAAAAAAGGACTTATAAAAGATCTTACTGCTAGTAATATCACTGTTTTACATGAATCTATTCGCAAAATATGA
- a CDS encoding metallophosphoesterase family protein → MTEQLSFIHAADLHLDSPFQGMASVPENIFKQIQVSTFNALDNLVKTAISKKVDFILLVGDLFDNERQSLKAQIKLKKAFEELNRYDIKVYLSYGNHDFVSGNTYPVVYPDNVYIFNEEKVNHFTFTKQAKSVANIYGFSYENRSVLQNKTAEFKLHNQEVPFHIAMLHGSLISNTEHDTYAPFYLSELTNKEFDYWALGHIHKPEMLKQNPPIVYSGNTQGRNRKETGARGCYHVVLNKSQTDVCFLPLQAIQFNTLLVDVSNCTEPHALEEVIRDTIQEQKYEVPQLLSVELKGTNPALNLWVRDGLIEDTIELLNDTLMTESRWDFIFRYTVKIDQSHNENELRKGEHFIGELLRHSEDAPIHTYMEELYRHKQARKYIEPITKIDDVRQQAKQLLVNELLKGED, encoded by the coding sequence ATGACGGAACAACTATCATTTATTCATGCAGCAGATCTACATTTAGATAGTCCATTTCAAGGCATGGCGAGTGTACCAGAAAATATTTTTAAACAAATTCAAGTCAGTACATTTAATGCTCTAGATAATCTAGTTAAAACAGCTATTTCAAAAAAAGTAGATTTTATTTTATTAGTAGGAGACTTATTTGATAATGAACGTCAAAGCTTAAAAGCACAAATTAAATTAAAGAAAGCTTTTGAAGAACTAAACCGTTATGACATAAAGGTTTATTTATCTTACGGTAATCATGATTTTGTAAGCGGTAATACGTACCCTGTCGTGTACCCTGACAATGTATATATTTTTAACGAAGAAAAGGTAAACCATTTTACATTTACTAAACAAGCTAAATCAGTAGCTAACATCTATGGGTTTAGCTACGAAAATCGATCGGTTCTACAAAACAAAACCGCTGAATTTAAACTTCATAATCAAGAAGTCCCCTTCCATATCGCCATGCTTCATGGAAGCTTAATTAGTAATACGGAACATGATACATATGCGCCGTTTTATTTGAGCGAGCTTACGAATAAGGAATTTGATTACTGGGCTCTTGGGCATATTCATAAACCTGAAATGTTAAAGCAGAATCCACCTATCGTGTACTCAGGTAACACTCAAGGTCGAAATCGTAAAGAAACAGGTGCAAGAGGATGTTATCATGTTGTTCTAAATAAAAGCCAGACTGATGTATGCTTCCTTCCTTTACAAGCGATCCAATTTAATACATTACTAGTGGATGTATCTAACTGCACGGAACCACACGCTTTAGAAGAAGTGATACGGGATACGATTCAAGAACAAAAGTATGAGGTTCCACAATTGCTGTCGGTAGAATTAAAGGGAACAAATCCAGCATTAAACTTATGGGTACGAGATGGCTTGATTGAGGATACGATAGAGCTACTAAATGATACATTGATGACGGAAAGTAGATGGGATTTTATTTTTCGATATACCGTTAAGATAGATCAATCGCACAATGAAAACGAATTAAGAAAAGGCGAACATTTTATCGGTGAATTACTACGTCACAGTGAGGATGCACCTATTCATACATATATGGAAGAATTATATCGTCATAAACAAGCACGAAAATATATAGAACCAATTACGAAGATCGATGACGTGCGACAACAAGCGAAGCAGTTGTTAGTAAATGAGTTGCTGAAGGGTGAGGATTAA
- a CDS encoding ABC transporter permease, producing MNKFWIVMSHTYMTRFKTKSFLISTIITLLFVVGLANYQAIFDAFSDDGKSEIAVLDETGEFFKSLEKSVENANEDIDVIAYGKSVETGKKAVENEEFAALITLTLNANQLPEATYYASNIVDSAEQTAIQQQLQQLKVAAATKQAGVDQETITEIYSPVTFHTVALDESAKSSEELNQARGIVYVMLFVLYLSVITYGNMIATDVATEKSSRVMELLVSSVSPVTQMFAKIIGIALLGLTQVGLILGLGFTLLVSKQDELTGGVFQYFGIQGASPSLFIYALVFFILGYLLYATLAAMLGSIVSRTEDVQQLITPMIFLIMIAFFIAIYGLSAPDSNLVVISSYIPFFTPMLMFLRVGMLDIPFWEVALSLGILVGSIILLAVIGARVYKGGVLMYGKSSSLKDIRKAIALSKKE from the coding sequence ATGAATAAATTTTGGATTGTTATGTCTCATACGTATATGACACGATTTAAAACGAAATCATTTTTAATAAGTACCATTATCACGTTATTATTTGTTGTTGGTCTAGCAAATTATCAAGCAATATTTGATGCGTTTTCAGATGATGGAAAAAGTGAAATTGCTGTACTAGATGAGACTGGTGAGTTTTTCAAATCACTTGAGAAAAGTGTAGAAAATGCGAATGAAGATATAGATGTTATCGCATATGGCAAGTCGGTAGAAACGGGAAAAAAAGCTGTTGAAAATGAAGAGTTTGCAGCACTTATTACCTTGACGTTGAACGCAAATCAACTGCCGGAAGCAACATATTATGCAAGTAATATTGTTGATTCTGCTGAACAAACGGCGATTCAACAACAATTACAACAATTAAAAGTTGCAGCAGCAACTAAGCAAGCGGGTGTCGATCAAGAAACCATCACGGAGATCTATTCCCCGGTAACGTTTCATACAGTTGCACTTGACGAGAGTGCTAAATCATCTGAGGAACTTAATCAGGCCCGTGGGATTGTCTATGTCATGCTGTTCGTTCTTTATCTATCCGTAATTACGTATGGTAATATGATTGCTACAGATGTGGCAACTGAAAAATCATCGCGTGTTATGGAACTTTTGGTTTCCAGTGTGTCACCTGTCACACAGATGTTTGCAAAAATTATTGGTATTGCTTTACTAGGATTAACACAAGTTGGATTAATTTTAGGACTTGGTTTTACATTACTAGTGTCAAAACAGGATGAGCTTACAGGTGGTGTTTTTCAATATTTTGGTATCCAAGGCGCGTCACCTTCACTCTTTATCTATGCGCTCGTCTTTTTCATACTAGGGTATTTGTTGTATGCAACACTAGCCGCCATGCTGGGTTCAATAGTAAGTAGGACAGAAGATGTGCAACAGTTAATAACGCCAATGATCTTTCTTATTATGATAGCCTTTTTCATTGCAATATATGGACTTAGTGCTCCAGATTCGAACCTTGTGGTAATTAGCTCGTATATTCCATTCTTTACACCAATGTTGATGTTTTTGCGTGTTGGAATGTTGGATATACCATTCTGGGAGGTGGCACTATCTTTAGGTATTCTAGTTGGATCCATTATTTTGTTAGCTGTCATTGGTGCCCGGGTTTATAAAGGCGGAGTATTGATGTATGGTAAATCTAGTTCGCTAAAGGATATTAGAAAAGCGATTGCTCTTTCTAAAAAAGAATAG
- a CDS encoding ABC transporter ATP-binding protein yields the protein MTLVLKDVSKRFGKDTAVNNLSLEIPEKEMFGFLGGNGAGKTTTFRMILGLLDASDGEISWNGESISYDKSHLIGYLPEERGLYPKLKVREQIVYLGKLRGMKKSEIITELEGWLERFKVPEYIDKKVEELSKGNQQKIQFISAVIHKPKLLIMDEPFSGLDPINVEMLKKAVVDLKERGTSIIFSSHQMDHVEELCEHLCILQKGKQIVHGHLRDIKSSYGKKNLIVHGDMDLNYLRSYDGVTKYKAVTGGCELQIENEQVSQSIFTSLQGQGFIRKFDLEEPTLNDIFIEKVGASYE from the coding sequence GTGACGTTAGTATTAAAAGATGTATCAAAACGATTCGGCAAGGATACTGCTGTTAACAATCTATCTTTAGAAATACCGGAAAAGGAAATGTTTGGATTCCTTGGTGGAAATGGGGCAGGTAAAACCACAACATTCCGAATGATTCTAGGATTATTAGATGCTTCAGATGGGGAGATTTCCTGGAATGGCGAATCTATTAGCTATGATAAAAGTCATCTTATTGGCTACCTGCCTGAAGAACGTGGATTATACCCAAAATTGAAGGTAAGAGAGCAAATTGTTTATTTAGGAAAATTACGGGGTATGAAAAAGAGTGAAATTATTACCGAGCTTGAAGGATGGTTAGAACGTTTCAAGGTTCCTGAATATATCGATAAAAAAGTAGAAGAACTTTCAAAAGGGAACCAGCAAAAAATCCAATTCATCTCAGCTGTCATACATAAACCAAAGCTTTTAATCATGGATGAACCATTCTCAGGACTTGATCCGATTAATGTTGAAATGTTAAAAAAAGCTGTTGTTGATTTAAAAGAACGTGGGACATCGATTATTTTTTCATCTCATCAAATGGATCATGTGGAAGAGCTATGTGAGCATTTATGTATTTTGCAAAAAGGAAAGCAGATTGTTCATGGACACTTGCGAGATATAAAAAGTTCTTATGGTAAGAAGAATCTAATAGTCCACGGGGATATGGATCTTAACTATTTACGTAGTTATGATGGTGTAACTAAATATAAGGCTGTAACAGGTGGATGTGAGTTGCAAATAGAAAATGAACAGGTATCTCAATCCATTTTTACAAGCCTACAAGGGCAAGGGTTTATCAGAAAGTTTGATTTAGAGGAACCGACATTGAATGACATCTTTATTGAAAAGGTGGGTGCCTCTTATGAATAA
- a CDS encoding YhzD family protein: MRTYALTVFKQTGEKLLDESFTAENDNEAKKVGNARLAEEGYSEHTHRCVSPEAKLVLFHR; encoded by the coding sequence ATGCGTACGTATGCTTTAACTGTTTTTAAACAAACTGGAGAAAAGTTGTTGGACGAATCATTTACCGCTGAAAATGATAATGAAGCAAAAAAGGTTGGTAATGCTCGATTGGCTGAAGAAGGATATTCCGAACATACACACCGTTGTGTATCACCTGAAGCCAAGCTAGTTTTATTCCATCGGTAA
- a CDS encoding enoyl-CoA hydratase, producing the protein METVLYESIDQIGYIYLNRPDRYNALNKEMLHELLEVIIQVEQSDDHIVIISGKGKAFCAGGDISMMTDWKNQDFYHEVMETVEKITMKLYLMPKIVISAIKGSAAGLGLSLALVADYVVAQNDAKIGMLFLGVGLAPDGGGHFWLKERLGVHGAKQFIWSMKKVDGTTAYSMNLVDQVSDEPVLNHATSLAKSLLIQPLSSIVKTKLMYHNDNKSNLQHYLTEEKKNQWELRQTKDHQEGVSAFLEKRKPTFIGE; encoded by the coding sequence ATGGAAACTGTTTTATACGAAAGTATTGATCAAATAGGATATATTTATTTGAATCGACCAGATCGTTACAATGCATTAAATAAAGAAATGTTACATGAGTTGCTTGAGGTTATTATCCAGGTCGAACAAAGTGACGATCATATTGTTATTATTAGCGGAAAGGGTAAAGCTTTTTGTGCAGGCGGGGATATCTCTATGATGACTGATTGGAAGAACCAGGATTTTTATCATGAAGTAATGGAAACGGTTGAAAAAATCACAATGAAATTGTATTTAATGCCAAAAATTGTCATTTCTGCTATTAAAGGATCAGCAGCAGGACTTGGTCTTAGTCTAGCTCTAGTAGCTGATTACGTTGTCGCGCAAAATGATGCAAAGATTGGAATGTTGTTTCTTGGAGTTGGCTTGGCACCTGATGGGGGAGGTCATTTTTGGTTGAAGGAACGGTTAGGTGTCCATGGCGCAAAACAATTTATTTGGAGTATGAAAAAAGTAGATGGAACGACTGCTTATTCGATGAACTTGGTTGATCAGGTTAGTGATGAGCCTGTTTTAAATCATGCAACTTCACTAGCCAAAAGCCTATTAATACAACCGCTATCTTCCATAGTCAAAACAAAACTCATGTATCATAACGATAATAAGAGTAATCTACAACATTACCTAACTGAGGAAAAGAAAAATCAATGGGAATTAAGGCAAACAAAAGACCATCAAGAAGGGGTAAGTGCTTTCCTCGAAAAACGTAAACCAACGTTTATAGGCGAATAA
- a CDS encoding YlbF family regulator, producing MPNIYDSAYDLEKAIRESEEFKNLENAYEKVMSDESAKQMFENFRDTQMELQEKQMQGQEITEEEVEKARQVVELVQQHEDISKLMEQEQRLNMVINDVSRIITKPLEELYGEPESAEESAE from the coding sequence GTGCCTAATATTTATGACAGTGCATACGATTTAGAAAAAGCAATTCGTGAAAGTGAAGAATTTAAAAATTTAGAAAACGCATACGAAAAAGTAATGAGTGATGAATCTGCTAAGCAAATGTTTGAAAATTTCCGTGATACACAAATGGAATTACAAGAAAAACAAATGCAAGGACAAGAGATTACCGAGGAAGAAGTAGAGAAGGCTCGTCAGGTTGTAGAGTTAGTTCAACAACATGAGGATATTTCTAAACTAATGGAACAAGAGCAACGTTTAAATATGGTAATCAACGATGTAAGTCGCATTATTACCAAGCCATTAGAAGAATTATACGGAGAACCTGAATCAGCTGAAGAATCAGCCGAATAG